A genomic segment from Dechloromonas denitrificans encodes:
- the recX gene encoding recombination regulator RecX has product MPDPVVALRVAALRLLTRRDHSRAELKTKLAAQAESEEQLDAVLERLQTERLLSDSRFATQRVVARAGRYGNARLRQELRQTGVSDDEIAAALPEAGDETERCRQVWARKFKQLPQSAEERGKQMRFLQYRGFSGDAIRRVMRGAEE; this is encoded by the coding sequence ATGCCTGATCCGGTTGTTGCGCTGCGTGTTGCGGCTCTTCGACTTCTGACCCGGCGTGATCACAGCCGGGCGGAGTTGAAGACCAAACTCGCCGCGCAGGCAGAATCCGAGGAACAGCTCGATGCTGTCCTCGAAAGACTGCAGACGGAGCGCCTGCTCTCGGATTCCCGTTTTGCCACTCAGCGCGTCGTTGCCCGGGCCGGACGTTACGGCAACGCCCGGTTGCGCCAGGAATTGCGCCAGACCGGCGTGAGCGACGATGAAATTGCAGCCGCCTTGCCGGAAGCAGGGGACGAGACCGAGCGTTGTCGTCAGGTTTGGGCGAGAAAGTTCAAGCAGTTGCCGCAATCGGCTGAAGAGCGCGGCAAACAGATGCGATTTTTGCAATATCGAGGTTTTTCCGGCGACGCCATACGCCGAGTGATGCGCGGAGCCGAAGAATGA
- the lptB gene encoding LPS export ABC transporter ATP-binding protein: protein MTDKKISTLAAHNLKKRYKSRTVVEDVSFEVKSGEVVGLLGPNGAGKTTCFYMIVGLVPADGGEVYIDDAKLTHLPMHSRARQGLSYLPQEASVFRKLNVEENIRAVLELLDLPEKELNDRLEGLLGELHIGHVRHVNAAALSGGERRRVEIARALATSPRFILLDEPFAGVDPIAVLEIQKIIRFLKERGIGVLITDHNVRETLGICDHAYIISAGRVLAAGRPDEIVDNESVRKVYLGEHFKL from the coding sequence ATGACGGACAAGAAGATTTCCACGCTGGCTGCCCACAACCTGAAGAAGCGCTACAAATCGCGCACGGTGGTTGAGGATGTGTCTTTTGAGGTCAAAAGTGGAGAGGTCGTTGGTTTGCTCGGGCCGAATGGTGCCGGCAAGACAACCTGTTTCTACATGATTGTCGGTCTGGTGCCGGCTGATGGCGGCGAGGTTTACATCGACGATGCGAAGCTGACTCACCTGCCGATGCACAGCCGGGCCCGCCAGGGCTTGTCCTATCTGCCGCAGGAGGCTTCGGTCTTTCGCAAGCTGAATGTCGAGGAAAACATTCGCGCCGTGCTGGAACTGCTCGATCTGCCCGAGAAAGAGTTGAATGACCGGCTGGAGGGCTTGCTCGGTGAACTGCATATCGGCCATGTCCGTCACGTCAATGCAGCGGCTCTTTCCGGCGGCGAGCGCCGGCGTGTCGAAATTGCCCGGGCCCTGGCAACCAGCCCGCGCTTCATTCTGCTGGATGAGCCGTTTGCCGGGGTCGACCCGATTGCGGTGCTTGAAATCCAGAAAATCATCCGTTTCCTCAAGGAGCGGGGCATCGGGGTGCTGATCACCGATCACAACGTGCGTGAAACCCTGGGCATTTGCGATCACGCCTACATCATCAGTGCGGGGCGCGTTCTGGCTGCTGGCCGTCCGGATGAAATCGTTGATAATGAAAGTGTGCGCAAGGTTTACCTTGGCGAGCATTTCAAGCTCTGA